A region of the Stutzerimonas stutzeri genome:
GCCGAACGATCAGGCCGCCTTCAGGGTGGCCATGTCGATGACGAAGCGGTACTTCACGTCGCTCTTGAGCATGCGCTCGTAGGCTTCGTTGATGTCCTGCATGCGGATCATCTCGATGTCCGAGACGATGCCGTGCTCGGCGCAGAAGTCGAGCATCTCCTGGGTTTCGGCGATGCCGCCGATCAGCGAGCCGGCGATGCGGCGGCGCTTGAAGATCAGGCCGAACACGCTGGGTGACGGATGCGGCGAAGCCGGTGCGCCGACCAGCGTCATGGTGGCGTCGCGCTTGAGCAGATTCACGAACGCATCGAGGTTGTGCGGCGCGGCAACGGTGTTGAGGATGAAGTCGAAGCTGTTGGCGTGAGCCGCCATCTCGTCCTTGTTCTTCGACACCACCACTTCGGACGCGCCAAGACGCAAGGCATCTTCCCGCTTGTCTGGCGAGGTGGTGAACAGCACGACCTTCGCCCCCATGGCGTTGGCGATCTTCACCGCCATATGGCCGAGCCCGCCGAGGCCGACTACACCGACCTTCTGCCCCGGGCCAACATTCCACTGGCGCAGCGGCGAGTAGGTGGTGATGCCCGCGCAAAGCAGCGGCGCGACTGCGGCGAGATTGTCAGTGTGGTTGATGCGCAGCACGTACTTCTCATCCACCACAATATTGTCCGAATAGCCGCCGAGGGTGTTCTCGCCACCGCCGAAGGCTGGACCGTTGTAAGTGCCGACGAAGCCGTTCTCGCAATATTGCTCCAGCCCCTCGCCACAAGACGAGCAAGTGCGGCAGCTGTCGACCAGGCAGCCAACGCCGGCAATATCGCCCGCCTTGAACTTGCTGACGTTCGCGCCGACGGCGCTTATGCGGCCGACGATCTCGTGGCCGGGCACCGAGGGATACAGGGTGTTGTTCCACTCGTTGCGT
Encoded here:
- a CDS encoding NAD(P)-dependent alcohol dehydrogenase, whose product is MSNSIGYAALDPSAPLAPYSFSRREVGPNDVQIEILFCGVCHSDLHTARNEWNNTLYPSVPGHEIVGRISAVGANVSKFKAGDIAGVGCLVDSCRTCSSCGEGLEQYCENGFVGTYNGPAFGGGENTLGGYSDNIVVDEKYVLRINHTDNLAAVAPLLCAGITTYSPLRQWNVGPGQKVGVVGLGGLGHMAVKIANAMGAKVVLFTTSPDKREDALRLGASEVVVSKNKDEMAAHANSFDFILNTVAAPHNLDAFVNLLKRDATMTLVGAPASPHPSPSVFGLIFKRRRIAGSLIGGIAETQEMLDFCAEHGIVSDIEMIRMQDINEAYERMLKSDVKYRFVIDMATLKAA